In Drosophila yakuba strain Tai18E2 chromosome 2R, Prin_Dyak_Tai18E2_2.1, whole genome shotgun sequence, a single genomic region encodes these proteins:
- the LOC6530892 gene encoding thioredoxin, mitochondrial, which yields MSSYRRLFRAQRLINLMKANRGMTSTGKQPIFDVETRKDFEQRVINSDRPVVVDFHASWCCPCKALAPRLENVVSEQEGRVRLARVDIDEHGELALDYNVGSVPSLVVISNGKVVNRMVGLQTSEYLRKWLHKAVPQPPPEDTEN from the exons ATGTCCAGCTACAGAAGGTTATTCCGTGCCCAGCGCCTAATAAATTTGATGAAGGCCAATCGCGGAATGACCAGTACTGGCAAGCAACCGATTTTCGATGTGGAGACAAGAAAGGACTTCGAGCAACGTGTGATCAACAGCGATCGGCCGGTGGTTGTGGACTTTCATGCCAG CTGGTGCTGTCCCTGCAAGGCCCTGGCCCCTCGACTGGAGAACGTTGTGTCCGAGCAGGAAGGTCGAGTGAGATTGGCCCGGGTCGATATTGATGAGCACGGGGAACTGGCCTTGGACTACAATGTGGGGTCCGTTCCCTCGCTGGTGGTCATCAGCAACGGCAAGGTGGTAAATCGAATGGTAGGCCTTCAGACCAGCGAATACCTACGTAAGTGGCTCCATAAGGCGGTGCCACAACCGCCACCTGAGGATACGGAGAACTAG
- the LOC26535089 gene encoding uncharacterized protein LOC26535089, with the protein MCLKPRTELVLDAIILIIAAPIAIGLESTEETLETYHKILIGGLSFAVLAAILLLIGVFSKKLFPLYAGMAIMLLVAVLLFTINVIEWTTGWKYEYIIYGVCFPVFLLYACFDAGRHALELKSSRD; encoded by the exons atgtgtcTTAAACCTCGTACAGAACTCGTTCTTGATGCCATCATCCTAATAATTGCAGCCCCAATTGCAATTGGATTAGAGTCTACCG aGGAAACCCTGGAAACATACCACAAAATCCTTATTGGAGGATTAAGTTTTGCAGTTTTAGCTGCAATCTTATTGCTGATTGGAGTATTCTCG aAAAAACTCTTTCCTCTGTATGCTGGGATGGCTATAATGCTTTTGGTAGCTGTTCTACTTTTTACCATAAATGTGATCGAGTGGACCACGGGATGGAAGTACGAATACATAATTTACGGTGTATGTTTTCCTG TCTTTTTATTGTATGCGTGTTTCGATGCAGGAAGGCATGCATTAGAATTAAAAAGTTCAAGAGATTAA
- the LOC6530893 gene encoding uncharacterized protein LOC6530893, giving the protein MKVFLLLTVSCAIWLQTFSMRSYEKLKGCMTRQLGYTFTEDSKLDAEDSSLQSKCFYHCLLEVKGVIANDAITSVQSRKELVKQYGITDVAELKKAEEKCHSIKTSGKCELGYKIIKCYQSITQH; this is encoded by the exons ATGAAGGTATTCCTGTTGCTCACTGTCTCCTGTGCCATCTGGttgcaaacattttccatG CGATcttatgaaaaattaaaaggcTGCATGACACGGCAGCTTGGGTATACATTTACGGAAGATAGCAAGTTAGATGCTGAAGATAGCTCACTTCAAAGCAAGTGTTTCTATCATTGCTTACTGGAAGTGAAAGGTGTTATTGCCAATGATGCAATCACTTCGGTCCAATCGAGGAAAGAGCTTGTAAAACAGTATGGCATTACTGATGTAGCGGAATTGAAAAAGGCCGAGGAAAAGTGTCATTCTATCAAGACTTCTGGAAAATGTGAATTGGGGTACAAAATCATTAAGTGCTACCAGTCCATTACCCAGCATTAG
- the LOC6530894 gene encoding general odorant-binding protein 56d, translating to MKVLIVFAAFAVLCLASAAELTDSQKAEIKQRAKACAKQEGITKEQAIALRSGNFADTDPKVKCFANCFLEQSGLLANGQIKPDVVLAKLSPIAGEAKVKEVQAKCDSIKGTDKCDTGYQLYKCYYENRAQI from the exons ATGAAAGTATTGATTGTGTTTGCCGCCTTCGCAGTTCTGTGTTTGGCATCTGCCGCG GAGCTAACTGATTCCCAAAAAGCTGAGATTAAGCAGCGGGCTAAGGCTTGCGCCAAGCAGGAGGGAATCACCAAGGAGCAAGCTATTGCCCTGCGATCCGGAAACTTTGCGGACACCGATCCGAAGGTAAAGTGCTTCGCCAACTGTTTCCTGGAGCAGAGCGGCCTGCTGGCCAATGGTCAGATTAAACCTGATGTGGTTTTGGCCAAACTGAGTCCCATCGCCGGCGAAGCCAAGGTCAAGGAGGTGCAGGCCAAGTGCGACTCGATCAAGGGAACCGACAAGTGCGATACCGGCTATCAGCTGTACAAGTGCTACTACGAAAACCGCGCCCAAATCTAA
- the LOC26535038 gene encoding uncharacterized protein LOC26535038: MKGSLALVFLFLASSLALSSSMTELEMIENEFLTDCAKRENVSVDGISEYLMKRTNVEYKTMCALSCYFQISPGIQFVLGELKNEYGLDSCNTITRDDECEEGFKQIECYFQKFV, encoded by the exons ATGAAAGGGTCCCTTGCTTTGGTGTTTCTGTTTTTAGCAAGCAGTCTTGCTCTGTCATCTTCCATG ACCGAACTGGAGATGATAGAAAATGAATTCCTTACTGATTGTGCAAAGCGGGAAAATGTGTCAGTCGATGGTATTTCGGAATATTTGATGAAGAGGACTAATGTAGAGTACAAAACAATGTGCGCTTTAAGCTGCTATTTTCAAATATCACCTGGGATACAATTCGTTCTTGgtgaattaaaaaatgaatacgGACTAGATTCCTGTAACACGATCACAAGAGACGATGAATGCGAGGAGGGCTTTAAACAAATTGAGTGCTACTttcaaaaatttgtataa